Sequence from the Maribellus comscasis genome:
AATAAATTACACAAATGTGTTCAATGTTTTTTTTATTTGTTCACAAAAGTAAATAAAATGAGTGTCGTTTTGTCAGGTATGAGTCGTGGTACGATTTTGTATGTATTAAACTGTATGATTTGAATATTTCGGACAATGGAACTAAATAAACTTGAATATTGTATTTAAATCAAGTCTATTATTGTTAAATAGATAAGTAATCAACAACGAAAGGTTATTATTTTATTCCTATAAATTTCCAATTTGCATGGAGTTATGTTTTCAAATCGTATTTATTGATTAATTTTGTCACTTTTTAATAACCAAAAATTCTTGAAAATTGGCTGATACAAGATACATATTCGTGACAGGTGGTGTTACATCGTCGCTTGGTAAAGGTATTTTAGCTGCTTCGCTGGCTAAATTGCTGCAATCGCGTGGCTACAATGTCACAATTCAAAAACTGGATCCATATATTAATGTTGATCCCGGGACTTTAAATCCGTATGAACATGGTGAATGTTTTGTTACCGAGGATGGCGCTGAGACCGACCTGGATTTGGGACACTACGAACGTTTCCTGAATACACCAACATCTCAGGCAAACAACGTAACTACCGGAAGAATATATCAGTCAGTAATAAGTAAAGAAAGGCGGGGTGATTATTTGGGGAAAACGGTTCAGATTATTCCCCATATAACCGATGAGATCAAAAGAAGAATTAAAATTCTTGGTTCAAAGGGAAAATACGATATTGTAATTACTGAAATTGGTGGTACAGTTGGTGATATCGAGTCGCTTCCCTACGTCGAATCTGTTCGTCAGTTAAAATGGGAATTAGGATCAAAAGCATTGGTAATTCATCTTACTTTGGTTCCCTATCTGGCTGCAACAGGAGAGCTCAAAACAAAACCAACTCAACACTCTGTAAAAGTTTTGCTTGAAGCAGGGGTTCAACCCGACGTACTTGTATTAAGAACGGAGCATGATATCGACAATTCAATTCGGGAAAAAGTTGCATTGTTTTGTAATGTTGCTCTTGAGGCTGTGGTTCAGTCGGTTAATGTCCCAACCATTTATGATGTTCCTTTAAAAATGTTGGAAGAGAAACTGGATCTGACAGTTCTTAAAAAACTCGATTTGCCAATAAACGAAGATATTAATCTTTCTGCCTGGAATAATTTTTTGGTTCAGCTTAAAAATCCAACGCAGACCATTGAGATTGGTTTGGTCGGCAAATATGTTGAATTACATGATGCATATAAATCGATTGCAGAATCGTTGGTTCATGCTGGTGCTGTTAACCGCTGTAAAGTAAATATTAACTGGATTCACTCTGAGACCTTAAAACAAAACAATTACATTAAAAAACTTTCTCACCTCAATGGCGTTATTGTCGCTCCGGGTTTTGGGCACAGAGGAATGAAAGGAAAAATTTTAGCCGCCAAATTTGCGCGGGAGAAAAACGTTCCTTACCTCGGAATTTGTCTTGGAATGCAGGTTGCTGTTATTGAATTTGCTCAAAACGTTCTGAAACTGAGTGAAGCGGATTCGTCTGAAATGAACCCGAAAACTCCCTATCCGGTGATTGACTTAATGGAACACCAAAAAGGAATTACTGATTACGGCGGAACGATGCGTTTGGGAGCTTATGAGTGCAGGATAATCAAAAAAGACTCAAATGTTTGTAAAGCGTATAACAAATTGACTGTTTTTGAAAGACATCGTCACCGTTACGAATTTAATGACACATTCAAAGAACAATATATAAAAGCGGGAATGATTCCTGTAGGGGTGAACCCGGATACAGATTTGGTGGAAATAATGGAGATACCCAAACATAAATGGTTTGTTGGGGTGCAATTCCATCCGGAATACCGGAGTACAGTTCTGAATCCTCATCCTTTATTTGTAGATTTTATAAAAAATTCTTTAGTAGAAGACAATAAAAATGGATAAAAAATCAATTATTGGGATTGTTCTCAT
This genomic interval carries:
- a CDS encoding CTP synthase, whose protein sequence is MADTRYIFVTGGVTSSLGKGILAASLAKLLQSRGYNVTIQKLDPYINVDPGTLNPYEHGECFVTEDGAETDLDLGHYERFLNTPTSQANNVTTGRIYQSVISKERRGDYLGKTVQIIPHITDEIKRRIKILGSKGKYDIVITEIGGTVGDIESLPYVESVRQLKWELGSKALVIHLTLVPYLAATGELKTKPTQHSVKVLLEAGVQPDVLVLRTEHDIDNSIREKVALFCNVALEAVVQSVNVPTIYDVPLKMLEEKLDLTVLKKLDLPINEDINLSAWNNFLVQLKNPTQTIEIGLVGKYVELHDAYKSIAESLVHAGAVNRCKVNINWIHSETLKQNNYIKKLSHLNGVIVAPGFGHRGMKGKILAAKFAREKNVPYLGICLGMQVAVIEFAQNVLKLSEADSSEMNPKTPYPVIDLMEHQKGITDYGGTMRLGAYECRIIKKDSNVCKAYNKLTVFERHRHRYEFNDTFKEQYIKAGMIPVGVNPDTDLVEIMEIPKHKWFVGVQFHPEYRSTVLNPHPLFVDFIKNSLVEDNKNG